In a genomic window of Primulina huaijiensis isolate GDHJ02 chromosome 10, ASM1229523v2, whole genome shotgun sequence:
- the LOC140986747 gene encoding uncharacterized protein, whose protein sequence is MGRGRAKGKKLTMTNQEDTGSGEEEKLPAQKKRGRPQKSLKDEVDEEEAQKIEDVSSEDTSEAPNKDSKSKMAQNGKKRMKNGEMKEKVDSVKEENGIATGITTEEPNKSVGFRQNGNRRKSKPHRAAEAVVECN, encoded by the coding sequence ATGGGCCGAGGTAGAGCCAAGGGAAAGAAGCTAACCATGACTAACCAAGAAGACACTGGCAGTGGCGAAGAAGAAAAACTTCCTGCGCAGAAGAAAAGGGGACGACCTCAAAAATCACTTAAAGACGAGGTAGATGAAGAAGAAGCTCAGAAAATAGAAGATGTGTCCAGTGAAGACACAAGCGAGGCACCGAATAAAGACTCAAAAAGCAAGATGGCACAGAATGGGAAAAAACGTATGAAGAATGGTGAAATGAAGGAGAAAGTTGACTCGGTGAAGGAGGAAAATGGAATTGCAACTGGAATAACCACTGAAGAGCCAAATAAGTCTGTTGGTTTTCGCCAAAATGGAAATAGGCGAAAGAGCAAACCTCATCGGGCTGCTGAAGCTGTTGTTGAGTGCAACTGA